From a region of the Citricoccus muralis genome:
- a CDS encoding O-antigen ligase family protein, producing the protein MTAPSTALAPSGHLAARPTGGPLVLRWTMFLVVGFPAYLVLEPMGASGGVAQLLALVLLGFWLASAVFGRFSLWEFRHPARVGMMVWFLVSLLSYASLMAGMSGTSTVVERASADRWLLLLVAGIGLTLSVTQCLLTREDVRRAVGWMLAGASASGLVAALQFTTLTNPVDWIATFLPGFQDNGSGTPFQPRGSFTRVAGMTMHPIELGVVSSMLLPLSIWWGLFSTWSKAWRRWVPAAMLAICCVATVSRSAMLGLVVSAAVMIPYLPRTARRWALVAAPTFLIVLFVAIPGMVSTLFGTATAGSSDPSITARTDDYPLAWTLLVQQPVFGYGPGTWMPVNAMDIFDNEYLFTAVTMGVVGLAGLVIYLLVPALASMLAGRYAPDPELRLLAGSVAAAMFVALVSSAAFDSMSFNTFALLVPIFVGLAGTVWLLVLQHHNQTPGIERSTGDHSNPQEIRR; encoded by the coding sequence ATGACCGCGCCCAGCACGGCCCTGGCGCCGTCCGGCCACCTGGCAGCTCGCCCCACGGGTGGGCCCCTGGTGCTGCGATGGACGATGTTCCTGGTGGTGGGATTTCCCGCCTACCTGGTCCTGGAACCGATGGGGGCCTCTGGCGGGGTGGCCCAGTTGCTGGCGCTCGTCCTGTTGGGCTTCTGGCTGGCATCGGCGGTGTTCGGACGGTTCTCCCTCTGGGAGTTCCGGCATCCGGCTCGCGTGGGCATGATGGTCTGGTTCCTGGTGTCGCTGTTGAGCTACGCCTCGCTGATGGCGGGAATGAGCGGCACCTCGACGGTGGTGGAACGGGCATCTGCCGACCGATGGCTGCTGTTGTTGGTGGCCGGGATCGGCCTGACCCTGTCCGTCACCCAGTGCCTGCTGACCCGCGAGGACGTTCGGAGGGCCGTCGGTTGGATGCTGGCCGGGGCCAGCGCGTCCGGCTTGGTGGCTGCGTTGCAGTTCACGACCCTGACGAATCCTGTCGACTGGATTGCCACGTTCCTGCCGGGCTTCCAAGACAACGGGTCCGGCACGCCATTCCAGCCCCGCGGGTCTTTCACCCGGGTGGCCGGCATGACCATGCATCCCATCGAACTGGGCGTGGTGAGCAGCATGCTGCTACCCCTGTCGATTTGGTGGGGGCTGTTCTCCACCTGGTCCAAGGCCTGGCGGCGGTGGGTCCCGGCCGCCATGTTGGCGATCTGTTGCGTCGCCACCGTTTCCCGATCGGCCATGCTGGGCCTCGTCGTCAGCGCTGCGGTGATGATCCCGTACCTTCCCCGGACCGCGCGACGGTGGGCCCTGGTGGCCGCCCCAACGTTCCTGATCGTGTTGTTCGTGGCCATCCCGGGGATGGTGTCCACCCTCTTCGGCACCGCTACCGCGGGCAGCTCGGACCCGTCCATCACGGCCAGGACCGATGACTATCCACTGGCGTGGACGCTCTTGGTCCAGCAGCCGGTCTTCGGCTACGGGCCCGGAACCTGGATGCCCGTCAATGCCATGGACATCTTTGACAACGAATACCTCTTCACAGCCGTCACCATGGGCGTCGTGGGACTGGCCGGACTGGTGATCTACCTGCTGGTGCCCGCGCTGGCGTCGATGCTGGCGGGCCGATACGCCCCGGACCCCGAACTGCGGCTACTGGCAGGGAGCGTTGCCGCTGCCATGTTCGTGGCCCTTGTCTCCTCGGCTGCGTTCGATTCGATGTCCTTCAACACCTTTGCCCTACTGGTGCCGATCTTCGTCGGCCTGGCGGGCACAGTCTGGCTTCTCGTCCTGCAACACCACAATCAGACCCCGGGGATCGAACGATCCACTGGAGACCACAGCAATCCGCAAGAAATACGGAGGTAG
- a CDS encoding DUF6492 family protein produces MTTMAVITPSYRPDLAGFRRLHASVRRYTDASVNHHVIVPGRDAPLYRDIGSDRLVVWTYQDVLPAGVTPTDRLALATKRVPGLPASFNCAAINWRRPWKPVRGWVLQQIVKMCMVDRVTADVLVNIDSDVVLVRRLGPDHVVQDGTVRLYTLEDSIGPEMRHYRWAETAHELLGLPWTGEDSYPDHIAGLVSWDPRLLRACLDRVEEVSGTSWVQAIAEQLQFSEDFLYGTYVRTFGSEQDLRFQPDTTLCHSYWETEAMAADQVERFVAGFGDEDCAVHIQSNTETDDQVFRAVVERLSGASPR; encoded by the coding sequence ATGACCACCATGGCCGTCATCACCCCCTCATACCGCCCGGACCTGGCCGGATTCCGCAGACTGCACGCCTCGGTCCGCCGCTATACGGACGCTAGTGTGAACCACCACGTGATCGTCCCCGGGCGGGACGCACCCCTATACCGGGACATCGGCAGCGATCGTCTCGTGGTCTGGACCTATCAGGACGTGTTGCCCGCCGGTGTGACCCCCACCGACCGGCTCGCCCTGGCGACGAAGAGGGTCCCCGGCCTGCCGGCGTCGTTCAACTGTGCCGCGATCAACTGGAGACGGCCGTGGAAGCCGGTGCGTGGTTGGGTGCTGCAGCAGATCGTCAAGATGTGCATGGTCGATCGCGTGACGGCAGACGTCCTGGTCAACATCGACTCGGATGTCGTCCTGGTCCGGCGGCTGGGGCCGGATCACGTTGTCCAGGACGGGACCGTCCGCCTCTATACCCTGGAGGACTCCATCGGCCCGGAGATGCGGCACTACCGGTGGGCTGAGACCGCCCACGAACTGCTGGGGCTTCCCTGGACCGGCGAGGACAGCTACCCGGACCACATCGCCGGCCTGGTGTCCTGGGATCCTCGTCTGCTGCGCGCCTGCCTGGACCGGGTCGAAGAGGTGTCCGGAACTTCCTGGGTCCAGGCGATCGCGGAACAACTGCAGTTCAGTGAGGACTTCCTCTACGGCACCTACGTACGCACGTTCGGCTCGGAGCAGGACTTGCGCTTCCAGCCGGATACCACGCTGTGTCACAGCTACTGGGAAACAGAGGCCATGGCTGCTGACCAGGTGGAGCGCTTCGTCGCAGGCTTCGGGGACGAGGACTGCGCCGTCCATATCCAGTCCAATACGGAGACAGACGACCAGGTCTTCCGTGCCGTCGTCGAGCGACTGAGCGGGGCATCACCACGATGA